A genomic segment from Lutzomyia longipalpis isolate SR_M1_2022 chromosome 3, ASM2433408v1 encodes:
- the LOC129792302 gene encoding ubiquitin-like-conjugating enzyme ATG10 gives MTPEEFRKEITEFVDISSKLHDSWELKIVKNKLDEEIPYLLKRGTKVSFGSGILCMEFHVTYHPSFCVPVLGFDAFTNDGSSLSYEEIWSLLKIEEKPRDLFSVLTQMDHPGLFRPIWTLHPCRTSEILKGVTGNRIIAFLSAIGPSIGLQLDLSYGLKHS, from the coding sequence ATGACTCCTGAAGAGTTTCGGAAGGAAATTACGGAATTTGTAGATATTTCAAGCAAACTCCACGATTCGTGGGAATTGAAGATTGTAAAAAATAAGCTCGACGAAGAAATTCCATATTTGCTAAAGAGAGGTACAAAAGTATCCTTTGGCAGTGGAATTCTATGTATGGAGTTTCATGTGACCTATCATCCGAGTTTTTGTGTTCCTGTCCTTGGATTTGATGCTTTTACCAATGATGGTTCTTCGCTATCATACGAAGAAATTTGGAGTCTCTTGAAGATTGAGGAGAAACCTCGAGATCTCTTCTCTGTGCTCACTCAAATGGATCATCCAGGATTATTTCGACCAATTTGGACACTACATCCCTGCAGGACATCTGAGATTCTCAAAGGAGTCACAGGTAATCGTATTATTGCCTTCCTGAGTGCAATTGGACCGAGTATTGGTCTCCAATTAGATCTCTCTTATGGACTCAAGCATTCttga
- the LOC129792303 gene encoding sodium channel protein Nach-like — MKVTPHKTGLRRRSRFRINWDTPVKFCVRIDEKNFVLKAVADTCEMFCKETTLHGVRYIIGKKNPDGYNRRLKQLTTLISRLVWMTACVSGAIFAIAMMSLVWDRFQTTPTVTTVETTSHPVWDVPFPSVTLCNINKVYRPNTLNITRILMENGIEIDTVQEFLENLSNLISPENVDSIYIKTYSILEKFGYNTERLMMELVQPCESMLKLCFWLGNEVPCHSVFKLSKSSEGLCCSFNYRALKSFLEIDIETNDTMGTSEVLHVSGSGRNVGLHIVVDIEPEASVAMTRNYYGIEVMIHDAEEFPQSSCTSAVAQPGQEVVIAVKPSVVSSRPSVRGVAVHKRNCYFNDEYKLRATKKYTLNSCIAECRVDTIVKKCKCLPFFFPDISTFANEYRQCDLHDVDCLRNYRSIFESLQPPLNTPGFNTTIDIGIDCPCLPSCSEQNYQISVTTASRTHTGIKEPLYGNADLTNLTSILVYFKELTCIEYRRDLYMSWDGLLASFGGIFGLCLGGSVLSLVEMLYYFTIKLCINIISCKRKADSAARITLGGNRWAIPQQPRKIHLPEDTHYRARRQIVW, encoded by the exons ATGAAGGTAACACCACATAAAACAGGCCTACGGCGAAGATCCAGATTCAGGATTAATTGGGATACTCCTGTAAAGTTCTGTGTTCGAATTgatgagaagaattttgtgCTAAAGGCCGTGGCAGATACGTGTGAGATGTTTTGCAAAGAAACCACCCTACACGGAGTACGGTATATTATTGGGAAGAAGAATCCTGATGGATACAATAGACGCCTGAAGCAACTAACAACACTTATTAGTAGACTG GTGTGGATGACTGCGTGTGTTTCTGGAGCTATTTTTGCCATTGCAATGATGAGCCTGGTGTGGGATCGCTTCCAAACAACACCTACTGTAACAACTGTTGAGACAACAAGTCATCCTGTCTGGGACGTTCCCTTTCCCAGTGTAACCCTCTGCAATATCAATAAGGTCTACCGACCCAATACTCTCAATATCACACGAATTCTCATGGAAAATGGCATTGAGATTGATACAGTTCAGGAATTCTTGGAGAATCTATCGAATCTCATATCACCTGAAAACGTTGATTCGATCTACATCAAAACTTActcaattttagaaaaattcggCTACAACACTGAACGCCTTATGATGGAATTAGTTCAACCTTGTGAGAGTATGCTAAAGCTATGCTTCTGGCTTGGGAATGAAGTTCCTTGTCACAGTGTGTTCAAACTCTCAAAAAGTTCCGAAGGTTTATGTTGCTCATTCAACTATAGGGCACTCAAATCCTTTCTTGAAAT aGATATTGAGACAAACGATACAATGGGAACATCAGAGGTGTTGCATGTGAGTGGATCAGGACGAAATGTTGGCCTACACATAGTTGTTGACATTGAACCAGAAGCATCGGTTGCAATGACACGCAACTACTATGGGATCGAAGTTATGATTCACGATGCTGAGGAATTTCCTCAATCATCGTGTACGAGTGCTGTGGCACAACCTGGGCAGGAAGTTGTGATTGCCGTGAAGCCATCAGTGGTATCTAGTCGACCTTCAGTACGTGGGGTGGCTGTTCACAAGAGGAATTGCTACTTCAACGATGAATACAAGCTTCGTGCTACCAAGAAGTACACGCTGAACTCCTGCATTGCTGAATGTCGTGTTGATACGATTGTGAAGAAATGCAAATGCTTACCATTTTTCTTTCCTGACATATCCACATTTGCCAATGAGTACCGGCAGTGTGATCTCCACGATGTGGACTGTCTCAGGAATTACAGAT CCATCTTCGAGAGCCTCCAACCACCCTTAAATACACCAGGATTTAATACAACAATTGACATTGGAATAGATTGTCCTTGCTTACCGAGTTGCTCAGAGCAGAACTACCAAATCTCCGTAACAACAGCCAGTAGGACTCACACGGGGATCAAGGAGCCACTCTATGGGAATGCAGATCTCACAAATCTTACCTCAATTCTGGTTTACTTCAAGGAACTAACATGCATTGAATACCGCCGTGATCTCTACATGTCCTGGGATGGTCTTCTGGCATCCTTTGGTGGTATCTTTGGGCTTTGCCTGGGTGGATCTGTTCTCAGTCTCGTTGAAATGCTCTACTACTTCACAATTAAGCTTTGCATCAATATTATCTCCTGCAAACGTAAAGCTGATTCAGCTGCAAGAATTACTCTTGGCGGCAATCGCTGGGCTATTCCACAGCAACCAAGGAAAATTCACCTCCCAGAGGATACGCACTATCGTGCCAGAAGGCAGATTGTTTGGTGA
- the LOC129792621 gene encoding uncharacterized protein LOC129792621 isoform X1: protein MCQMRLRQIAFYLFVIVQITACWADAIESSTDVSVTGHVTSSVSKTGGNRTHIKPTPKIFVPVSHQTPSKVQKRAEDAKTAASSIESQNQSREALSHEGSDPVVYLSDTAGYIPVTPIRTRIPAATSYHTGASVDLETWRPDPWDRDYTRRYRFNNTRVQHIEAECQDDYMKIRIGFNGSFAGLLYSAGYAYDPDCMYINGSGRDYYEFYIQLNRCGTLGKNAHGEDSRKNPTKNFMWNTITVQYNPLIEEEFDEHFKVTCEYGYDFWKTVTFPFLDVEVATGNPVVFTLSPPECYMEIRNGYGINGARIAGPVRVGDPLTLIIYMRSKYDGFDIVVNDCYAHNGANKRIQLIDEFGCPVDDKLISRFRGSWSESGIYETQVFAYMKTFRFTGSPALYIECDVRMCHGRCPSQPCHWRNLKSVAKREVVNQTAVESEPPSRDTISDNISLFQSLRVLQEEDDDYLDGASNDNLATRRESPNETCLKTSLLFTLVATSCAVIFVLAGSLLTTCTKLKYRKSDAGFYDAYVNHKGQIE, encoded by the exons ATGTGTCAAATGAG ATTGCGCCAGATTGCCTTCTACCTTTTCGTCATAGTCCAG ATCACCGCATGCTGGGCAGACGCCATTGAATCCTCCACAGATGTTAGCGTGACTGGGCATGTGACGAGTAGTGTGAGTAAAACAGGAGGAAATAGGACACACATTAAACCCACACCCAAGATCTTTGTGCCAGTGAGCCATCAGACACCGTCCAAGGTGCAAAAGAGGGCAGAAGATGCAAAGACTGCAGCATCGTCCATagaaagtcaaaatcaaagtCGAGAAGCCCTATCACACGAAGGGAGTGATCCG GTTGTTTATCTATCAGACACCGCAGGATATATCCCAGTTACACCGATTAGAACAAGAATCCCAGCAGCAACTTCCTACCACACAGGTGCATCAGTCGATTTGGAAACTTGGCGCCCTGATCCTTGGGATAGAGACTACACGAGGCGCTACCGTTTCAATAATACAAGAGTCCAAC acatCGAAGCCGAATGCCAGGATGATTACATGAAGATCCGAATCGGATTTAATGGTTCATTTGCTGGCCTTCTATATTCAGCAG GATATGCATACGATCCCGATTGTATGTACATCAATGGTTCCGGAAGGGATTACTATGAATTCTACATTCAGCTCAATCGATGTGGAACACTGGGGAAGAATGCTCATGGAGAGGATAGTCGAAAGAATCCAACA aagaatTTCATGTGGAATACCATCACGGTTCAATACAATCCACTGATTGAGGAGGAATTTGATGAGCATTTTAAGGTCACGTGCGAGTATGGTTATGATTTTTGGAAGACGGTGACCTTCCCATTCTTAGATGTGGAAGTAGCCACGGGGAATCCAGTTGTTTTCACTTTAAGCCCACCGGAGTGTTATATGGAAATACGGAATGGTTATGGAATTAATGGGGCAAGGATCGCAGGGCCAGTTCGAGTTGGAGATCCCCTCACGTTGATCATCTACATGAGGAGCAAATACG ATGGGTTCGATATTGTCGTTAATGATTGCTACGCTCACAACGGGGCCAACAAAAGGATACaattaattgatgaatttGGCTGTCCTGTGGATGATAAGCTGATCTCCCGTTTCCGAGGATCGTGGTCTGAAAGTGGAATTTACGAGACACAAGTCTTTGCTTACATGAAAACCTTTAGGTTTACTGGATCACCAGCACTCTACATTGAATGCGATGTGCGAATGTGTCATGGAAGATGTCCt AGTCAACCGTGTCACTGGAGGAACCTCAAGAGTGTGGCTAAGAGAGAGGTCGTGAACCAGACAGCTGTGGAGAGTGAGCCACCAAGTCGGGACACCATCTCTGACAATATAAGCCTCTTCCAATCACTGCGGGTACTGCAGGAGGAGGATGATGATTACCTGGATGGTGCTTCAAATGATAATTTAGCCACAAGACGTGAAAGCCCGAATGAGACATGTCTCAAAACATCCCTGTTATTCACACTTGTGGCCACAAGTTGTGCTGTGATCTTCGTTCTTGCCGGATCACTACTGACCACGTGCACGAAGCTCAAGTATAGAAAATCCGATGCGGGTTTCTATGATGCCTACGTGAACCACAAAGGACAAATTGAGTGA
- the LOC129792604 gene encoding calponin homology domain-containing protein DDB_G0272472: MDEIRGNVRRLLELSYSFNREHDEEIKRIEEEATERFLKNLPFVAQTKKKKTCQDDSQKENESVNKRVQAVNDQASLESSGAPLRPVRTAKLNASKNLKEPDLAKKMRQPSSQDPLLNAIKEEPMDIVQVKREASTGKKVKQEKISLMPPPPPPTEAPAPRTSKDSEDNSVELMAPVGEIVEILSDNEAEKMPPPALPAPKARKARTKKKKASKGNVSVERPIRESRIKKEAPTKSSDLLTVNTSSGSRQNSRKASAESHYEDALTDVEVPSVPSDATQVIERHENVEKSSTALNATFDIAEGGQKEAAGATAAHNNSIMTEDNSIELPPEASPEPLPQKSATKKKHPHELFNPCVQSPLRTKVEAFERHAAASALPIATGPASGLRGKGTQGRTMQGTPISAKGSGAVLQKCASTSKLADFSAIVAGAKKKSKAGTSSASKATTRSASAEDTKRGLNALQQLAEEKRRKREERHKQAQLAREAKEREKEEKYKRLMLEQQEREEKQRAERIKALKAKTAQEKEQARKMEELQKLKMLKYRVAETPKYGFEMLASDDSTDDEDKAAPKRPPPPLWSMKPRRNQLNAIQEQIPALLIDKLFMCKPLNPDLKEIFPDIDPRNLHRNSSVLWKTPPRASQDFL; encoded by the exons ATGGATGAGATAAGGGGGAATGTGAGGCGTCTATTGGAACTCAGCTATAGCTTCAATAGGGAGCATGATGAGGAAATAAAG CGAATTGAGGAGGAGGCTACAGAGAGATTCCTGAAGAATCTTCCCTTCGTGGCGCaaacaaagaagaagaaaacttgcCAGGATGATTCGC aaaaagaaaatgaatccgtGAATAAGAGAGTTCAAGCTGTGAACGATCAAGCATCCCTTGAGAGCTCTGGTGCTCCTCTACGTCCGGTGCGAACGGCTAAATTGAATGCCAGTAAGAATCTCAAGGAGCCCGATTTGGCCAAGAAGATGCGTCAACCCTCATCACAGGATCCACTCCTGAATGCAATTAAGGAGGAACCCATGGATATTGTCCAAGTGAAGCGTGAAGCAAGCACTGGGAAGAAGGTGAAGCAGGAGAAAATCTCACTAATGCCACCCCCACCACCACCAACTGAGGCACCAGCACCGAGAACTAGCAAGGATTCCGAGGACAATTCTGTGGAACTCATGGCACCAGTTGgggaaattgttgaaattcttTCGGACAATGAGGCAGAGAAGATGCCTCCACCGGCTCTTCCTGCGCCAAAGGCACGCAAAGCCCggacaaagaagaagaaggccTCCAAGGGAAATGTCTCCGTAGAGCGTCCCATTCGTGAGTCTCGCATTAAAAAGGAAGCCCCCACTAAGAGTAGTGATCTTCTTACTGTAAATACTAGCTCTGGCAGTAGGCAAAATTCCCGAAAAGCATCAGCTGAGTCACACTACGAAGATGCCCTGACTGATGTAGAAGTCCCTTCGGTGCCATCGGATGCAACACAAGTCATTGAAAGAcatgaaaatgtggaaaagtcATCAACTGCACTGAATGCTACATTTGATATTGCTGAAGGTGGGCAGAAGGAAGCAGCTGGTGCTACTGCTGCTCACAATAACAGCATCATGACGGAGGATAATTCAATTGAGCTCCCACCGGAAGCTTCTCCAGAGCCGCTGCCACAGAAATCAGCCACAAAGAAGAAGCATCCGCATGAGTTATTCAATCCGTGTGTTCAGAGTCCTCTTAGAACTAAAGTGGAGGCATTTGAGCGTCATGCAGCCGCTTCGGCCCTTCCAATTGCCACGGGACCTGCATCCGGGTTGCGTGGCAAGGGGACACAGGGGCGCACGATGCAGGGAACTCCAATTAGTGCCAAGGGATCGGGCGCAGTGCTGCAGAAATGTGCTTCAACATCCAAACTTGCTGACTTCTCGGCCATTGTTGCGGGTGCGAAGAAGAAGTCCAAAGCTGGCACATCATCCGCATCGAAGGCTACAACACGATCAGCAAGTGCTGAAGACACCAAGAGGGGTTTGAATGCACTTCAGCAGTTGGCCGAAGAGAAGCGCCGGAAGCGCGAGGAGAGGCACAAGCAGGCCCAATTGGCGCGTGAGGCAAAGGAACGCGAGAAGGAAGAGAAGTACAAGCGTCTAATGCTGGAGCAGCAGGAACGGGAGGAGAAGCAGCGTGCGGAACGCATAAAAGCTCTCAAGGCGAAGACTGCGCAGGAAAAGGAACAAGCGCGCAAAATGGAGGAACTGCAGAAGCTGAAAATGCTGAAATATCGCGTGGCTGAGACTCCAAAGTATGGCTTTGAGATGCTCGCCAGTGATGATTCAACTGATGATGAGGATAAGGCCGCCCCAAAGCGTCCTCCACCGCCACTCTGGAGCATGAAGCCACGGAGAAATCAATTGAATGCCATTCAAGAGCAAATTCCAGCATTGCTAATTGATAAACTCTTCATGTGTAAGCCATTGAATCCGGATCTTAAGGAGATCTTCCCGGATATTGATCCGAGGAATCTTCATAGAAACTCTTCGGTCTTGTGGAAGACACCACCAAGGGCTTCGCAAGATTTCCTTTGA
- the LOC129792695 gene encoding uncharacterized protein LOC129792695 has product MRDMATYSVMLLLTTTILAAHVDAQLCSLRDMKEHAMNACDNLARKIRSPDSHEWNPAVYTYRVFNGTENARHRRGIVYGWKEAFPENNGFLRINLSHKLYHFLSRRHSHGDHNEVGDSFDVALLGKFSREHRRHRHSHSSHEIRNKRSDFNALVTYCCISPEDDDCNDHLCFV; this is encoded by the exons atgagagacatg GCGACATATTCTGTGATGCTCCTCCTGACAACAACCATCCTGGCTGCCCATGTGGATGCACAATTGTGTTCACTACGAGATATGAAGGAACACGCAATGAATGCGTGCGACAACCTAGCCAGGAAGATCCGTAGCCCCGACAGTCACGAGTGGAATCCGGCCGTGTACACATACAGAGTGTTCAATGGGACTGAAA ACGCAAGACATCGCAGAGGAATTGTATATGGATGGAAGGAAGCTTTTCCAGAAAATAATGGCTTCctgagaattaatttatccCACAAATTGTACCATTTTCTCAGTCGAAGGCACTCACATGGGGATCATAACGAAGTTGGAGATTCTTTCGATGTTGCTCTTCTTGGGAAATTCTCAAGGGAACATCGAAGACACAGGCATAGCCATTCATCCCATGAAATTAGGAATAAAAGGAGTGACTTTAACGCTCTg GTAACTTACTGCTGTATTAGTCCTGAGGATGATGACTGTAATGACCATTTGTGTTTTGTGTGA
- the LOC129792672 gene encoding ninjurin-A-like, which produces MSTPNPHVTINLPTIGENRENTRDIFLEESEPPRGRRSRRSSEDSAYRRSSRSISPRSASRSPRRPRRSVDAAINDAAPLLETDLPPRLPPIAGPEIDENDSPDDDIPLTSAAHPGVDDGFFPGSGVKPRVGEDENDAEGKQIPPNGLYPRRGSVPANFPYAPEFGPGIINVPETTPRIIPDVNVYQHKKTLAQGMMDLALLSANANQLRYVLESYTRHPYYYFSVTFISMSLIFQVAVGIGLLLNSRYNVKNEDDMCKAARINNLTVIGIFLITIVNVFISAFGVADPPPTMQN; this is translated from the exons ATGTCAACACCAAATCCCCATGTAACAATAAACCTGCCAACGATTGGagaaaatcgagaaaataCAAGAGATATTTTCCTGGAAGAAAGTGAACCCCCTCGAGGCAGAAGATCACGAAGAAGCTCCGAAGATAGTGCCTACAGGAGATCATCACGATCAATCTCTCCACGATCGGCAAGT AGATCACCGAGAAGACCACGGAGGAGTGTAGATGCAGCTATTAATGATGCTGCACCCCTTTTGGAAACGGACCTACCACCTAGACTCCCACCTATTGCAG ggCCAGAAATCGATGAAAATGATAGTCCAGACGATGATATACCATTAACTTCCGCAGCACATCCAGGAGTGGATGATGGATTTTTCCCAGGTTCGGGAGTGAAGCCCCGAGTTGGTGAAGATGAAAATGATGCTGAAGGAAAACAAATCCCACCAAATGGACTTTATCCACGTCGGGGAAGTGTTCCAGCCAATTTTCCATATGCGCCTGAATTTGGACCAGGCATT ATTAACGTCCCAGAGACTACACCTAGAATTATCCCAGATGTAAATGTTTATCAGCATAAGAAAACTCTAGCTCAGGGGATGATGGACCTAGCTCTTCTATCAGCTAATGCAAATCAACTTCGCTACGTCCTGGAGTCCTACACTCGACATCCCTACTACTATTTCAGTGTTACTTTCATCTCAATGAGCCTTATCTTTCAAGTAGCTGTTGGGATTGGACTTCTCCTAAATAGTCGATACAATGTTAAAAATGAAGATGATATGTGCAAAGCAGCTCGCATTAATAACCTCACAGTTATTGGTATCTTCCTCATTACCATAGTTAATGTGTTCATATCGGCATTTGGAGTAGCAGATCCACCTCCTACAATGCAAAACTGA
- the LOC129792689 gene encoding nicotinamide riboside kinase 1, which produces MRQDWLVIGISGATCSGKTTLATGLRERLSSDLARRKIGCVEVINQDDYFLPEEHPQHQHIDHFGHVNWDILTALDMDRMCSDVDAMLSQTSQSAVNILIIEGFLVFNHPLLVEICNPKFHLHVPYEIAFARRRTRTYSPPDFTGYFETCVWPMYEKHFQEIKDRTDIRLLNGALATEKCLDYVCEILRQYL; this is translated from the coding sequence ATGCGCCAGGACTGGCTGGTAATTGGCATCTCGGGGGCCACATGTAGCGGTAAGACGACACTCGCTACAGGACTCAGGGAACGTTTATCAAGTGATCTAGCTCGAAGAAAAATTGGTTGTGTCGAGGTGATCAATCAGGATGACTACTTCCTGCCAGAGGAGCACCCACAGCATCAGCATATCGATCATTTTGGACACGTGAACTGGGACATCCTTACAGCACTTGATATGGACCGGATGTGTAGTGACGTGGACGCCATGCTGAGTCAGACGTCACAGTCTGCTGTGAATATTCTCATCATTGAGGGATTTCTTGTGTTCAATCATCCACTCCTCGTGGAGATTTGCAATCCCAAGTTCCATCTGCACGTTCCATATGAAATTGCCTTTGCCAGACGCCGGACACGCACGTACTCCCCACCAGACTTCACCGGGTACTTCGAAACGTGTGTCTGGCCTATGTACGAGAAACATTTCCAGGAGATCAAGGATCGAACGGATATACGACTCCTCAATGGAGCCCTTGCAACGGAAAAGTGTTTAGACTATGTTTGTGAAATTCTCAGGCAGTACCTCtga
- the LOC129792621 gene encoding uncharacterized protein LOC129792621 isoform X2, with amino-acid sequence MCQMRLRQIAFYLFVIVQITACWADAIESSTDVSVTGHVTSSVSKTGGNRTHIKPTPKIFVPVSHQTPSKVQKRAEDAKTAASSIESQNQSREALSHEGSDPVVYLSDTAGYIPVTPIRTRIPAATSYHTGASVDLETWRPDPWDRDYTRRYRFNNTRVQHIEAECQDDYMKIRIGFNGSFAGLLYSAGYAYDPDCMYINGSGRDYYEFYIQLNRCGTLGKNAHGEDSRKNPTNFMWNTITVQYNPLIEEEFDEHFKVTCEYGYDFWKTVTFPFLDVEVATGNPVVFTLSPPECYMEIRNGYGINGARIAGPVRVGDPLTLIIYMRSKYDGFDIVVNDCYAHNGANKRIQLIDEFGCPVDDKLISRFRGSWSESGIYETQVFAYMKTFRFTGSPALYIECDVRMCHGRCPSQPCHWRNLKSVAKREVVNQTAVESEPPSRDTISDNISLFQSLRVLQEEDDDYLDGASNDNLATRRESPNETCLKTSLLFTLVATSCAVIFVLAGSLLTTCTKLKYRKSDAGFYDAYVNHKGQIE; translated from the exons ATGTGTCAAATGAG ATTGCGCCAGATTGCCTTCTACCTTTTCGTCATAGTCCAG ATCACCGCATGCTGGGCAGACGCCATTGAATCCTCCACAGATGTTAGCGTGACTGGGCATGTGACGAGTAGTGTGAGTAAAACAGGAGGAAATAGGACACACATTAAACCCACACCCAAGATCTTTGTGCCAGTGAGCCATCAGACACCGTCCAAGGTGCAAAAGAGGGCAGAAGATGCAAAGACTGCAGCATCGTCCATagaaagtcaaaatcaaagtCGAGAAGCCCTATCACACGAAGGGAGTGATCCG GTTGTTTATCTATCAGACACCGCAGGATATATCCCAGTTACACCGATTAGAACAAGAATCCCAGCAGCAACTTCCTACCACACAGGTGCATCAGTCGATTTGGAAACTTGGCGCCCTGATCCTTGGGATAGAGACTACACGAGGCGCTACCGTTTCAATAATACAAGAGTCCAAC acatCGAAGCCGAATGCCAGGATGATTACATGAAGATCCGAATCGGATTTAATGGTTCATTTGCTGGCCTTCTATATTCAGCAG GATATGCATACGATCCCGATTGTATGTACATCAATGGTTCCGGAAGGGATTACTATGAATTCTACATTCAGCTCAATCGATGTGGAACACTGGGGAAGAATGCTCATGGAGAGGATAGTCGAAAGAATCCAACA aatTTCATGTGGAATACCATCACGGTTCAATACAATCCACTGATTGAGGAGGAATTTGATGAGCATTTTAAGGTCACGTGCGAGTATGGTTATGATTTTTGGAAGACGGTGACCTTCCCATTCTTAGATGTGGAAGTAGCCACGGGGAATCCAGTTGTTTTCACTTTAAGCCCACCGGAGTGTTATATGGAAATACGGAATGGTTATGGAATTAATGGGGCAAGGATCGCAGGGCCAGTTCGAGTTGGAGATCCCCTCACGTTGATCATCTACATGAGGAGCAAATACG ATGGGTTCGATATTGTCGTTAATGATTGCTACGCTCACAACGGGGCCAACAAAAGGATACaattaattgatgaatttGGCTGTCCTGTGGATGATAAGCTGATCTCCCGTTTCCGAGGATCGTGGTCTGAAAGTGGAATTTACGAGACACAAGTCTTTGCTTACATGAAAACCTTTAGGTTTACTGGATCACCAGCACTCTACATTGAATGCGATGTGCGAATGTGTCATGGAAGATGTCCt AGTCAACCGTGTCACTGGAGGAACCTCAAGAGTGTGGCTAAGAGAGAGGTCGTGAACCAGACAGCTGTGGAGAGTGAGCCACCAAGTCGGGACACCATCTCTGACAATATAAGCCTCTTCCAATCACTGCGGGTACTGCAGGAGGAGGATGATGATTACCTGGATGGTGCTTCAAATGATAATTTAGCCACAAGACGTGAAAGCCCGAATGAGACATGTCTCAAAACATCCCTGTTATTCACACTTGTGGCCACAAGTTGTGCTGTGATCTTCGTTCTTGCCGGATCACTACTGACCACGTGCACGAAGCTCAAGTATAGAAAATCCGATGCGGGTTTCTATGATGCCTACGTGAACCACAAAGGACAAATTGAGTGA
- the LOC129792665 gene encoding uncharacterized protein LOC129792665, producing MASGAGVQQSLLDAAFDRIGKKYPSFKRETGRKMIDGLSGAYKSFKNRRQKKENDDGSPTSEEEMKLLEKECVENPDKPKTSSETESSDEPSKELVPWKKPEESDDCDYLTAEEDDEDIKKDTGKVSTAKPPEDPNDPEKGIPPDSVVDCGPAGVGPVGPHHKGKGVDISQYLQKKSMAQGMLDLALLSANTNQLRYILETRGDNVYFIVSITLIISSLVLQVAVGIMLIWSHRFNMRKRSGMASADRINNLSVLGVFLITLINVFISTFGGSSASGAAPAPSVPGAPSAPGMPPDHTEAPKLPPMEAPIDPGTVLA from the exons ATGGCTAGCGGAGCGGGAGTTCAGCAAAGTTTGCTGGACGCGGCATTCGATAGAATTGGCAAAAAGTATCCGTCTTTTAAGCGCGAAACCGGAAGGAAAATGATCGATGGCTTGTCGGGGGCgtataaatctttcaaaaatcgacggcagaagaaagaaaatgacgACGGTTCACCTACTTCAGAGGAGGAAATGAAACttcttgaaaaagaatgtgtAGAAAATCCAGATAAACCCAAAACTTCAAGTGAAACAGAATCAAGTGATGAACCATCAAAGGAATTAGTTCCGTGGAAAAAGCCCGAAGAAAGTGATGATTGTGATTATCTTACCGCTGAAGAGGATGATGAGGATATTAAAAAAGACACCGGGAAAGTTAGTACTGCGAAACCCCCTGAAGATCCAAATGACCCGGAAAAgg GCATTCCACCAGATTCTGTCGTGGATTGTGGTCCGGCAGGTGTTGGACCCGTTGGACCTCACCATAAAGGAAAA gGAGTGGACATATCCCAGTATTTGCAGAAGAAAAGTATGGCCCAAGGTATGCTTGACCTGGCTCTCCTATCTGCAAATACAAATCAACTGCGATATATCTTAGAAACGCGCGGTgataatgtttattttatcgtAAGCATCACCCTCATTATAAGCAGTCTGGTCCTTCAG gTGGCTGTTGGTATAATGCTTATATGGAGCCATAGATTCAATATGCGAAAGCGTAGTGGAATGGCTAGTGCAGATCGCATAAACAATCTCTCTGTTCTTGGTGTCTTCCTTATTACCCTTATTAACGTCTTTATCAGCACTTTTGGTGGAAGTAGTGCCTCTGGGGCAGCTCCTGCTCCGAGTGTTCCTGGGGCTCCCAGTGCACCTGGTATGCCTCCTGATCACACTGAAGCTCCCAAGTTACCCCCAATGGAAGCTCCCATTGACCCTGGGACAGTACTGGCGTAA